The following coding sequences lie in one Microvirga sp. 17 mud 1-3 genomic window:
- a CDS encoding GFA family protein produces the protein MLHKGSCHCGKVTFEVETDLEQVMECNCSHCSRKGYLLNFVPREALKVTQGGDELSTYTFNKHAIQHRFCPTCGCAPFADGQKPSSGEKMAAINVRCLEGIELSTLTTIPVDGRSF, from the coding sequence ATGCTCCACAAGGGTTCGTGCCATTGCGGCAAGGTCACGTTCGAGGTCGAGACCGACCTCGAACAGGTCATGGAGTGCAACTGCTCCCATTGCAGCCGCAAGGGCTACCTGCTCAATTTCGTCCCGCGTGAAGCCCTGAAGGTCACACAGGGTGGGGACGAGCTGTCCACCTACACCTTCAACAAGCACGCCATCCAGCACCGCTTCTGCCCGACCTGCGGCTGCGCACCCTTCGCAGACGGCCAGAAACCCTCGTCGGGCGAGAAGATGGCGGCGATCAACGTGCGCTGCCTCGAGGGAATCGAACTGAGCACCCTGACGACGATCCCGGTCGACGGCCGCAGCTTCTGA
- the ppdK gene encoding pyruvate, phosphate dikinase → MTKWVYAFGDGKAEGEAGMKNLLGGKGANLAEMSNLGLPVPPGFTITTEVCTYYYDHERSYPPELKGEVEKALAFVGSLTGRTFGDAETPLLVSVRSGARASMPGMMDTVLNLGLNDLTVQALAKGAGDERFAYDSYRRFITMYSNVVLGLEHHYFEEALDEYKDRRGYTLDTDLSADDWKALIPRYKAIVEKELGRAFPQDPEEQLWGAIGAVFGSWMNNRAIKYRELHGIPASWGTAVNVQAMVFGNMGETSATGVAFTRNPSTGERELYGEFLINAQGEDVVAGIRTPQDITEKARVASGSDKPSMERAMPEAYNELVRIYGILEKHYRDMQDMEFTVEKGKLWMLQTRNGKRTAKAALRIAVELASEGLITQEEAITRVEPAALDQLLHPTIDPKADRKVLAMGLPASPGAASGEIVFNSEDAEAAKKAGRKVILVRIETSPEDIHGMHAAEGILTTRGGMTSHAAVVARGMGKPCVSGAGSIRVDYNAQTMIVAGQTLKKGDIITVDGGNGQVLLGQVKMLQPELSGEFATLMGWADKVRRMKVRANAETPLDAKTARNFGAEGIGLCRTEHMFFEGDRIVAVREMILADDEAGRRAALAKLLPMQRADFVELFTIMSGLPVTIRLLDPPLHEFLPHTEAEMEEVAEAMNAPVEKLKRRAVELNEFNPMLGFRGCRLAVAYPEIAEMQARAILEAAVEAGRATGKPIVPEIMVPLVMTKAELDLVKARIVAMAEAVHKETGVAVEYQVGTMIELPRAALRAGDIAGAAEFFSFGTNDLTQTALGISRDDAASFLGSYTQKGILAADPFVTIDQEGVGELIRIAVERGRKAREGIKLGICGEHGGDPASIHFCESVGLDYVSCSPYRVPIARLAAAQAALGANAASQA, encoded by the coding sequence ATGACAAAGTGGGTCTATGCCTTCGGAGACGGCAAGGCTGAGGGCGAAGCCGGGATGAAGAACCTGCTCGGCGGCAAGGGCGCCAACCTCGCCGAGATGTCCAACCTGGGTCTCCCAGTCCCGCCCGGCTTCACCATCACGACCGAAGTCTGCACCTATTATTACGATCATGAGCGCTCCTACCCGCCGGAGCTGAAGGGCGAGGTCGAGAAGGCGCTCGCCTTCGTGGGCAGCCTCACGGGCCGCACCTTCGGGGATGCCGAGACCCCGCTCCTCGTCTCGGTGCGCTCCGGCGCCCGGGCCTCCATGCCCGGCATGATGGACACTGTGCTCAATCTCGGCCTCAACGACCTCACCGTGCAGGCCCTGGCGAAGGGCGCCGGCGACGAGCGTTTCGCCTACGATTCCTACCGCCGCTTCATCACCATGTATTCGAACGTGGTGCTGGGCCTCGAGCATCATTATTTCGAGGAAGCCCTCGACGAGTACAAGGACCGGCGCGGCTATACCCTCGACACGGACCTCTCGGCCGACGACTGGAAGGCGCTCATCCCGCGCTACAAGGCCATCGTCGAGAAGGAGCTGGGCCGTGCCTTCCCTCAGGACCCGGAGGAGCAGCTCTGGGGCGCCATCGGGGCGGTGTTCGGCTCCTGGATGAACAACCGCGCCATCAAGTATCGCGAGCTTCACGGCATCCCGGCGAGCTGGGGCACGGCCGTGAACGTGCAGGCCATGGTCTTCGGCAATATGGGCGAGACCTCGGCCACCGGCGTCGCCTTCACGCGCAACCCCTCCACGGGTGAGAGGGAGCTTTACGGTGAGTTCCTCATCAATGCGCAGGGCGAGGACGTGGTGGCGGGCATCCGCACCCCGCAGGATATCACCGAGAAGGCGCGTGTGGCGTCCGGCTCCGACAAGCCCTCCATGGAGAGGGCGATGCCGGAGGCCTACAACGAGTTGGTGCGCATCTACGGCATCCTGGAGAAGCACTACCGTGACATGCAGGACATGGAATTCACGGTCGAGAAGGGCAAGCTCTGGATGCTCCAGACCCGCAACGGCAAGCGCACCGCGAAGGCGGCCCTGCGCATCGCCGTGGAGCTCGCCTCCGAGGGGCTGATCACCCAGGAAGAGGCGATCACCCGGGTCGAGCCCGCGGCGCTCGACCAGCTTCTCCATCCCACCATCGATCCCAAGGCGGACCGCAAGGTTCTGGCCATGGGCCTGCCGGCCTCGCCGGGCGCGGCCTCCGGCGAGATCGTGTTCAATTCCGAGGATGCGGAAGCGGCCAAGAAGGCGGGGCGCAAGGTCATTCTCGTGCGGATCGAGACGTCGCCGGAGGACATCCACGGCATGCATGCGGCCGAGGGCATCCTCACGACCCGCGGCGGCATGACCTCCCACGCGGCCGTGGTGGCGCGCGGCATGGGCAAGCCCTGCGTGTCCGGCGCCGGATCCATCCGGGTCGACTACAATGCGCAGACCATGATCGTCGCCGGCCAGACCCTGAAGAAGGGCGACATCATCACCGTCGACGGCGGCAACGGGCAGGTGCTGCTGGGCCAGGTGAAGATGCTGCAGCCGGAGCTGTCGGGCGAATTCGCGACTCTCATGGGCTGGGCCGACAAGGTCCGCCGCATGAAGGTGCGCGCCAATGCCGAGACGCCCCTCGATGCGAAGACGGCGCGCAATTTCGGCGCGGAGGGAATCGGCCTCTGCCGCACGGAACACATGTTCTTCGAGGGCGACCGCATCGTCGCGGTCCGCGAGATGATTCTTGCGGACGACGAGGCGGGCCGCCGCGCGGCGCTGGCGAAGCTCCTGCCGATGCAGCGGGCCGATTTCGTCGAACTGTTCACGATCATGAGCGGGCTGCCCGTCACGATCCGCCTTCTCGATCCGCCGCTGCACGAGTTCCTGCCGCACACGGAAGCCGAGATGGAGGAAGTCGCGGAGGCGATGAACGCTCCGGTCGAGAAGCTGAAGCGCCGCGCCGTGGAGCTCAACGAGTTCAATCCAATGCTCGGCTTCCGGGGCTGCCGCCTGGCGGTCGCCTATCCGGAAATCGCCGAGATGCAGGCCCGCGCCATCCTGGAGGCGGCCGTCGAGGCGGGGCGTGCCACCGGCAAGCCCATCGTGCCCGAGATCATGGTGCCCCTCGTCATGACCAAGGCGGAGCTGGACTTGGTGAAGGCGCGCATCGTCGCCATGGCCGAGGCGGTCCACAAGGAGACGGGCGTCGCGGTGGAATATCAGGTCGGTACGATGATCGAGCTGCCGCGCGCGGCCCTGCGGGCCGGCGATATCGCCGGAGCGGCCGAGTTCTTCTCCTTCGGCACCAACGACCTCACCCAGACGGCGCTCGGCATCTCGCGCGACGATGCGGCTTCCTTCCTCGGGAGCTATACCCAGAAGGGCATTCTCGCGGCCGATCCTTTCGTCACCATCGACCAGGAGGGCGTGGGCGAGCTGATCCGCATCGCCGTGGAGCGCGGGCGCAAGGCACGCGAGGGCATCAAGCTCGGCATCTGCGGCGAGCACGGCGGCGATCCCGCATCCATCCACTTCTGCGAGAGCGTCGGACTCGACTACGTGTCCTGCTCTCCCTATCGTGTGCCGATCGCGCGGCTCGCGGCGGCGCAGGCCGCGCTCGGGGCTAACGCCGCCAGCCAGGCTTAA
- a CDS encoding calcium-binding protein, translating into MPSPIIIDTTPPSTVTLTADQSSVTVNPGIGIVGPDDGFGIDATAGAGGSIFVYGSLSAGGGIYDPSTTRDSYNIVVYAQASITATTGYGIALQKKATVINHGHIDAMQFGISMGDGNSVVLNNGSIEAKTGIQAYGHETIVENSGSIVTTGNGIVAIGNNYTITNSGFIQAGSHGIILADTAGVATVVTNTGTLGGTVLAFRGSAFDNEFINRGAVIGNIDLRAGNDFVDSRQGTVTGKIILGTGNDTALGGAANDVFWDGLGSDSIDAGDGIDTLSYESSVDAAAPVHVDLGLTTAQTSLWGTDTFVNFENVIGGAAADTITGSNGGNLLKGLTGSDSLSGAGGNDTLEGGADNDVLDGGDGLDTAVYDGAVIVTVDLRLETVQDTGAGNDVLTGIENLVGGSAGDRLTGNDVDNILVGKGGADLLSGDAGTDRLEGGAGNDVLDGGSGADTAVFSGTRDSYTIVANADGTVTVTDARPEGDGKDVLRNVETLTFGDLSLAAPIYAAPSPVPSPTPSPAPSPAPSAPSGSAALALHGTSKADHLTGGNSADWLWGRLGADVLTGGTGRDIFVFDTNPKAKKNTDKITDFVVKDDTIYLENKYFKIGSKGTLKKPAALSSKMFYVGAKAHDKDDRIVYDKKKGALYYDDDGNGAHKAVAFAILKKGLKMTYHDFFTI; encoded by the coding sequence ATGCCCTCACCCATTATCATCGATACCACCCCTCCCTCGACAGTTACTCTCACGGCCGACCAGAGTTCCGTTACGGTCAATCCTGGGATCGGCATCGTCGGCCCGGACGACGGTTTTGGAATCGACGCCACGGCAGGCGCAGGCGGCAGCATCTTCGTGTATGGGTCCCTGTCTGCCGGGGGCGGAATCTACGACCCGTCGACGACACGCGACTCCTACAACATCGTGGTCTATGCCCAGGCCTCCATTACGGCGACGACGGGCTACGGCATCGCCCTTCAAAAGAAGGCAACGGTCATCAACCATGGCCATATCGACGCCATGCAGTTCGGGATCAGCATGGGCGACGGCAACAGCGTGGTGCTGAATAACGGCTCGATCGAGGCGAAAACCGGCATTCAAGCCTATGGCCACGAGACGATCGTCGAGAACAGCGGCTCGATCGTGACTACAGGCAACGGGATCGTTGCGATCGGTAACAATTACACCATCACAAACAGCGGCTTCATTCAGGCCGGCAGCCACGGCATCATCCTGGCCGACACGGCGGGTGTCGCAACCGTCGTCACCAATACCGGCACGCTCGGCGGAACCGTTCTTGCCTTCCGAGGAAGCGCTTTCGACAATGAGTTCATCAACCGCGGTGCCGTTATCGGCAATATCGATCTTCGCGCCGGCAACGACTTCGTAGATAGCCGGCAGGGAACGGTCACGGGCAAGATCATCCTGGGAACGGGGAACGACACGGCGCTCGGCGGAGCCGCGAACGATGTCTTCTGGGATGGACTCGGCAGCGATTCCATCGATGCCGGTGATGGCATCGACACGCTCAGCTACGAATCTTCCGTCGATGCCGCGGCACCTGTTCATGTGGATCTCGGGCTCACGACGGCACAGACCAGCCTCTGGGGCACCGATACTTTCGTGAACTTCGAGAATGTCATCGGCGGCGCGGCCGCCGACACGATCACAGGCAGTAACGGCGGCAATTTGCTCAAGGGGCTGACAGGCTCCGACAGCCTGAGCGGCGCGGGAGGCAACGATACGCTGGAAGGCGGTGCCGACAACGACGTCCTCGATGGGGGCGATGGTCTCGATACCGCCGTCTATGATGGTGCGGTCATCGTCACGGTGGATCTCCGGCTCGAGACCGTGCAGGATACCGGAGCCGGCAACGATGTCCTGACCGGAATCGAGAACCTCGTCGGTGGGTCGGCCGGCGACCGCCTCACGGGCAATGACGTCGACAATATCCTGGTCGGCAAAGGCGGCGCGGATCTCCTCTCGGGCGATGCGGGGACGGACCGCCTGGAGGGCGGAGCCGGAAACGATGTTCTGGATGGCGGCTCGGGGGCCGACACCGCCGTGTTTTCGGGCACCCGAGACAGCTACACCATCGTGGCCAATGCGGACGGGACCGTCACGGTCACCGACGCGCGCCCCGAAGGCGACGGCAAGGATGTGCTGAGGAATGTCGAAACCCTGACATTCGGCGATCTGTCCCTTGCGGCCCCGATCTATGCCGCACCGTCTCCTGTACCGTCCCCCACACCGTCTCCCGCACCGTCTCCTGCACCGTCGGCTCCTTCGGGCTCCGCGGCTCTCGCTCTCCATGGGACGTCGAAGGCCGACCATCTAACGGGCGGGAACAGTGCCGACTGGCTGTGGGGCCGCCTTGGCGCGGATGTGCTCACGGGCGGCACGGGGCGGGACATCTTCGTGTTCGACACCAATCCGAAGGCGAAGAAGAACACCGACAAGATCACCGACTTCGTCGTCAAGGACGATACGATCTACCTGGAGAACAAGTACTTCAAGATCGGCTCCAAGGGCACTCTCAAGAAGCCGGCCGCCCTGTCGAGCAAGATGTTCTATGTCGGCGCCAAAGCCCACGACAAGGACGACCGCATCGTCTACGACAAGAAGAAGGGCGCTCTCTACTACGACGACGACGGCAACGGTGCCCACAAGGCGGTAGCCTTCGCCATCCTCAAGAAGGGCCTCAAAATGACCTATCACGACTTCTTCACCATCTAA